atgcGCGAggtctccctccccttccttagGGTCGATggcaagggcggggggggggaatgagatgCAGCAGGGACCCAGGCGTCCGAGAAGGAAAgaacccccccttcccctccctcccgcACAGAAGGAAGGTTGGGAGACTGGACGAAggtgggggggggtcaggggTGGGAGACGCCCAGGGGCGCCAGGCGTCCGAGAAGGATtccttgccccccacccccaccccactcggcAGAAAGGGTGGGGACCTGGAGGACCCAGGCGTCCGGGAAGGAAgcgcccccccctttcctttcctttccttcccttccctccctccctggccaagggggtgggggtggggagatgccCCAAAGAAGGACCCAGGCGTCCGGCGGCCTCACCCAGGTTCTGCGCCTTGAGCACGGCGTAGGGCCGGCTGTGCTCCAGGGGGGGCTCCCCCGCCTCCGGGCCCGGCAGCCCGGCCTCCACCGGCGCCGCCTCCCCGAGCAGCATCAACAGCGGCCGCAGGAGCATCaacagcggcggcagcggcagcagcatcTCGGCGGCGGCGCCCGGTCGCATCGCCGCCCGCGTTGCCggcgagggagggaggcggggggAGCCCCGGCAGCGCCCGCCCCTTCCCCTCCCGCCTGCCGGGccggcctcctccctccctccctcccttcctttctttcccggGCCAAGGGCACCTCTGGGCAGGTGCAGAGCGCCGCCCTCCTTCCTCCGCCCTGGAAGCCACGGGAGCGCTCCCCACCCGGGGCGGGGGGTCCTTCCAGGTCCTTTTTCTCGGCTCGCCCTCGGCCCTCTGGCTTCCACGGGGCCGGGGCTTCCCGGCGGCAGGACAGCGAGGAGCCCGGTGGCGCCCGGAA
The genomic region above belongs to Pogona vitticeps strain Pit_001003342236 chromosome 14, PviZW2.1, whole genome shotgun sequence and contains:
- the C14H12orf76 gene encoding uncharacterized protein C12orf76 homolog, which produces MRPGAAAEMLLPLPPLLMLLRPLLMLLGEAAPVEAGLPGPEAGEPPLEHSRPYAVLKAQNLVLMGTVFGLLLMAMILMALCVYKPLRRR